In Oligoflexia bacterium, the following are encoded in one genomic region:
- a CDS encoding transposase: MAKRSQKHFGNVSDEFNNYWKESGRKVHGGAYAHGKRKTIRPFDSKKPLHLVLRSSRAKGETSMSKKQIKIKQIIDLYAKKWGITLYKYSNNGNHLHILLRAKHKSDFQVFLRTISGVIARLMLNAKKGQSQGSFWDTLAFTRIGDWGKAFKNLSGYVVQNILEAAGIIAYQSRKYKLVPINSTA, from the coding sequence ATGGCAAAGCGGAGTCAAAAACATTTTGGTAACGTTTCAGATGAGTTTAATAATTATTGGAAAGAATCAGGAAGAAAGGTTCATGGGGGCGCATATGCCCATGGAAAAAGAAAAACTATCAGACCCTTTGATTCAAAAAAACCTCTTCACCTTGTACTAAGATCTTCGCGAGCCAAAGGTGAAACTTCCATGTCTAAAAAGCAAATTAAGATTAAGCAGATTATTGATCTGTACGCAAAAAAATGGGGCATAACGCTTTATAAGTATTCGAATAATGGCAATCACCTCCATATTTTACTTAGAGCAAAACATAAAAGCGACTTTCAAGTATTTTTGAGAACGATTTCAGGTGTCATTGCCCGACTTATGCTTAACGCAAAAAAAGGGCAGTCACAGGGTTCTTTTTGGGACACTCTTGCTTTCACAAGGATTGGCGATTGGGGAAAAGCTTTTAAGAATCTTTCTGGTTATGTTGTCCAAAATATTTTAGAGGCCGCTGGCATTATCGCTTATCAGTCTAGAAAATATAAGCTTGTTCCAATAAATTCTACAGCCTAG
- a CDS encoding FkbM family methyltransferase, which yields MRVMNAAGNIFAQNHRLENILASIGHRFPHNKIVRSFCWHTGNQIFLRDPQSIRKAVMQDGFELYVTMSDFTFRHVYFLGIYEPVVSGLIKKLAKPGQIWADVGANIGFYTLLLSKILGEKGKIYAFEPNPKVINLLEKSLLANRVENIVLTKAAVSDGNQKNLTLQIPLHENERASLVHHKDIKEYSEIQVPVLKLDDFVKKNNLRFHGIKIDIEGAEILAFKGMQNIFKDSPPKIIVSEVSHLPDCLMTPVELIKYIEGCGYLSYRIRNEGLHRYKIGESLHPDYDANIAFLLKESVIEFKDLQISTL from the coding sequence ATGCGAGTAATGAATGCGGCGGGAAATATTTTTGCACAAAATCACCGCCTAGAAAATATTCTAGCAAGTATTGGGCACCGATTTCCCCACAACAAGATCGTTCGAAGTTTTTGCTGGCATACAGGTAACCAAATATTTTTGCGCGACCCTCAATCTATTCGAAAAGCGGTAATGCAAGATGGTTTTGAACTCTACGTCACTATGTCTGATTTTACATTTCGTCATGTCTATTTTTTAGGAATCTACGAACCTGTAGTCAGTGGTCTTATTAAAAAATTGGCAAAACCCGGCCAAATCTGGGCCGACGTCGGAGCAAATATCGGCTTTTACACTCTTTTACTTTCAAAAATTCTCGGTGAGAAAGGCAAAATTTATGCCTTTGAACCAAATCCTAAAGTTATAAATTTACTTGAAAAGTCACTATTAGCCAATCGTGTAGAAAATATTGTTTTAACTAAAGCAGCTGTATCGGATGGCAATCAAAAAAACCTAACACTTCAAATTCCACTCCATGAAAACGAGCGAGCCTCGCTAGTACACCATAAAGATATTAAAGAATATTCAGAGATCCAAGTTCCGGTTTTAAAATTAGATGATTTTGTTAAAAAAAATAATTTGCGATTTCACGGAATTAAAATCGATATCGAAGGAGCTGAAATTCTTGCTTTTAAAGGTATGCAAAATATATTTAAGGATTCACCACCGAAAATAATCGTGAGCGAAGTAAGTCATCTTCCTGACTGTTTAATGACACCTGTTGAATTGATTAAATACATCGAAGGGTGTGGTTATCTTTCTTATCGCATCCGTAACGAGGGTCTGCACCGTTATAAAATAGGAGAATCACTTCACCCAGATTATGATGCGAACATTGCCTTTTTATTAAAAGAATCAGTAATCGAGTTCAAAGATTTACAAATTAGCACCTTATGA
- a CDS encoding OmpA family protein, producing the protein MKLRLQLITALTFLLPTLVSANVIGTDASNFSTITSGLDFITVQSSETLEPGLLNLGLFGNYAKNSLSYLEGATSDGRRLEDSIYTSDLNFGLGLAKNWDMGISAPFLLGATDNSLDAREIRLINNGITEVRANTKFRLVGDQTGGVAVIASVNFGLIRSNPYTGENAGPTYNFELAGDTTINDSVALGLNVGYRLRSPGTRIPRFPVDPYGNQYIASIAGSYLIPETDVKFISEVFGSLPVSKTNKNTDNSQTTLEYLGGIKYDATSAVALHLGAGTRLINGTASPDLRIYLGINWVLGPFWGNEHEESFRKVKAPTYVASRWEEPEVEFEDFENDFLPDADEVAIYLPSDILFAFNSDRLIEKASGSRFALDKLAKQLQAQPKFIRVVIEGYTDSIGSGKYNRDLSMRRAANIKKYLVNKGISERRLTPIGYGESRPIADNGNYQGRKKNRRVEFKLYKKH; encoded by the coding sequence ATGAAATTACGACTTCAATTGATTACTGCTTTGACTTTTCTTCTTCCCACCCTAGTTTCGGCCAATGTTATTGGTACCGATGCTTCTAATTTTAGTACCATTACGAGCGGACTTGATTTTATCACGGTTCAATCCTCTGAGACTTTAGAACCTGGGTTGCTTAATCTTGGGCTCTTTGGAAACTACGCTAAAAATTCACTTTCTTATCTTGAAGGTGCTACCAGTGATGGCAGGCGGCTTGAAGATTCTATTTACACATCTGATTTAAATTTTGGACTTGGTCTTGCAAAAAATTGGGATATGGGGATTAGCGCTCCCTTTTTATTGGGAGCTACAGATAATAGTCTCGATGCTCGAGAAATTAGACTTATTAATAATGGTATTACTGAAGTTCGCGCGAATACAAAATTCAGATTAGTGGGAGATCAAACTGGCGGTGTCGCAGTCATTGCATCCGTAAATTTTGGTCTTATTCGAAGCAATCCCTATACTGGCGAAAATGCGGGGCCTACCTACAATTTTGAATTAGCTGGAGACACAACAATAAATGACAGTGTGGCTTTGGGTTTGAATGTGGGTTATCGCCTCAGAAGCCCCGGAACCAGAATCCCTCGCTTTCCTGTTGATCCGTATGGAAATCAATACATCGCAAGTATTGCAGGAAGTTATTTGATTCCCGAAACCGATGTTAAATTTATATCTGAAGTTTTTGGAAGTCTTCCCGTTTCTAAAACAAATAAGAATACCGACAACAGTCAGACGACATTAGAATATTTAGGCGGAATCAAATATGACGCTACATCTGCTGTTGCTCTACATCTTGGAGCAGGCACTCGCTTGATTAACGGAACTGCTTCTCCAGATTTAAGAATTTATTTGGGAATCAACTGGGTTTTGGGACCTTTTTGGGGCAACGAACACGAAGAAAGTTTTCGCAAAGTTAAAGCTCCTACTTATGTGGCCAGTCGATGGGAAGAACCTGAAGTTGAATTTGAAGATTTCGAAAATGACTTTTTGCCTGATGCTGATGAGGTTGCTATTTATTTACCCTCTGACATTCTCTTTGCGTTTAATAGTGATAGGCTTATTGAAAAAGCAAGCGGCAGTCGCTTTGCACTTGATAAGCTCGCCAAACAACTCCAGGCTCAACCTAAATTTATTCGGGTTGTTATTGAAGGATACACAGATTCTATTGGTTCAGGAAAATACAATCGCGACCTGAGTATGCGACGTGCCGCCAATATTAAAAAATATTTGGTTAATAAAGGAATTAGTGAAAGAAGACTCACCCCTATCGGTTACGGCGAATCAAGACCCATTGCTGACAATGGCAATTATCAGGGTCGAAAGAAAAATCGCCGCGTCGAATTTAAACTTTATAAGAAACACTGA
- a CDS encoding NADH:flavin oxidoreductase/NADH oxidase family protein yields the protein MNLQSPLVLPCGQILSNRLVKSAMSENMADKNHHPGLEFYALYQRWAKGGVGLCISGNVMVSSSALGEPNNVVIDKNLNNLSELKIWASSANNTEMKLWIQLNHPGKQSPKFLSREPVAPSSIPLRAPLNRIFNTPRELTEKEIYTIIEQFAFAAARVKEAGFSGVQIHGAHGYLVSQFFSPKHNMRSDRWGGNFENRLRFGREVYLAMRKAVGPDFPIGIKINSADFQKGGMSPEDSIMIAEFLSNLGIDLIEISGGSYESPEMMGISKRESTIRREAYFLEYSNAIKNKIRCPLMVTGGFRTGTFMTAALKEQKLDLIGLGRPLAINPNFANDLLGGQNIQSEVTALTTGFKFLDKLFPLEISWYTHQLHRMGKGLDPNPNASTYSIILRSIFELGITSLRSQFTSRREPS from the coding sequence ATGAACTTACAATCACCTCTCGTACTTCCTTGTGGGCAAATACTTTCCAATCGTCTCGTGAAATCTGCCATGAGTGAAAACATGGCGGACAAAAATCACCATCCTGGCCTAGAATTTTATGCACTTTATCAACGCTGGGCAAAAGGTGGAGTGGGTTTGTGTATCTCAGGCAACGTTATGGTGAGTTCATCGGCACTGGGTGAACCCAACAATGTTGTCATTGATAAAAATCTTAATAATTTATCGGAATTAAAAATTTGGGCATCGAGCGCTAACAATACTGAAATGAAACTTTGGATTCAGTTAAATCACCCCGGTAAGCAGAGTCCTAAGTTTTTAAGCCGTGAGCCTGTTGCACCTTCAAGCATACCTTTACGTGCCCCTCTGAATCGAATTTTCAACACACCTCGTGAATTAACAGAAAAAGAAATCTACACGATCATTGAACAGTTTGCTTTTGCCGCCGCTCGCGTGAAGGAGGCCGGTTTTTCAGGAGTTCAAATTCATGGTGCTCATGGTTATTTAGTGAGCCAGTTTTTTTCTCCAAAGCATAATATGCGAAGTGATCGTTGGGGTGGAAATTTTGAAAATAGATTGCGCTTTGGGCGTGAAGTCTATTTGGCAATGAGAAAGGCCGTAGGCCCAGACTTCCCCATTGGAATAAAAATTAATAGTGCAGATTTTCAAAAAGGTGGAATGTCCCCTGAAGATTCGATCATGATCGCTGAGTTTTTGTCGAACTTGGGAATTGATCTCATAGAAATATCTGGTGGCTCATATGAGAGCCCAGAAATGATGGGTATCAGTAAACGAGAAAGTACAATAAGAAGGGAAGCTTATTTTTTGGAATATTCAAATGCGATCAAGAATAAAATTCGCTGCCCCTTAATGGTCACAGGCGGATTTCGTACAGGAACTTTTATGACAGCTGCCTTAAAAGAACAAAAACTTGATCTCATTGGATTGGGACGCCCGCTAGCAATTAATCCGAATTTCGCAAATGATCTTTTGGGTGGACAAAACATCCAGAGCGAAGTTACAGCTCTGACAACAGGGTTTAAATTTCTTGATAAATTATTTCCGCTGGAAATTTCTTGGTATACCCACCAGCTTCACCGAATGGGAAAAGGACTTGATCCAAATCCAAATGCCAGCACCTATTCAATAATACTACGCTCAATATTTGAATTGGGAATAACATCTTTGCGTTCGCAATTCACCTCCCGGCGGGAGCCCAGCTAG